In Sardina pilchardus chromosome 10, fSarPil1.1, whole genome shotgun sequence, one genomic interval encodes:
- the LOC134094091 gene encoding transmembrane emp24 domain-containing protein 6-like, translating to MFGGALFLVLLLVPGHGSGGAVKDPQPGLSDQNLFWGADQYDFAVVLRASGLECFWHMAHQGEQFYFNYMVQWVTGVANDRHLAVTVNSPSGYLVAQADEAKAEIKFEAKETGFYQMCLSNFHNRFGSLQVFLNFGVYYEDSEQVKKQKEEEDQKKEEDIKNLNNTLSTIEDSSLKLQSYVFHMWRHYNFARMRQGTDYFILLSNATYVRYWSAAQSVVIVLSGYLQLFFLKRLFNTKATTETEKPRC from the exons ATGTTCGGGGGAGCGCTCTTCCTGGTTCTGTTGCTGGTGCCCGGACACGGTTCTGGAGGAGCGGTCAAGGACCCCCAGCCGGGACTCTCGGACCAGAACCTCTTCTGGGGTGCTGACCAGTACGACTTCGCCGTGGTGCTGCGCGCCTCCGGCCTCGAGTGCTTCTGGCATATGGCCCACCAGGGAGAGCAGTTCTACTTCAACTACATG GTCCAGTGGGTGACAGGTGTGGCCAACGACAGACACCTGGCAGTGACCGTCAACTCTCCGTCGGGCTACCTGGTCGCGCAGGCTGATGAGGCCAAAGCGGAGATCAAATTTGAGGCCAAAGAGACTG GATTTTATCAGATGTGCCTCAGCAACTTCCACAACCGCTTCGGCAGCCTGCAGGTGTTCTTGAACTTCGGGGTCTACTATGAGGACTCGGAACAAGTGAAGaaacagaaggaggaggaagaccagaagaaagaggaggacatAAAAAACTTAAATAACACCCTGTCCACCATTGAG GACAGCTCTCTCAAGCTGCAGAGCTACGTCTTCCACATGTGGCGCCACTACAACTTCGCCCGCATGCGCCAGGGCACCGACTACTTCATCCTGCTGTCCAACGCCACCTACGTGAGGTACTGGTCCGCGGCGCAGAGTGTGGTCATCGTCCTGTCCGGCTACCTGCAGCTGTTCTTCCTCAAGAGGCTCTTCAACACCAAAGCCACCACAGAGACGGAGAAGCCGCGCTGCTGA